The following are from one region of the Salvia hispanica cultivar TCC Black 2014 chromosome 1, UniMelb_Shisp_WGS_1.0, whole genome shotgun sequence genome:
- the LOC125205365 gene encoding uncharacterized protein LOC125205365 isoform X3, translating into MRFKHCIFFSVPQISRIFSVMEKGTASARKPPLPPRRQRIDEKPSPAAAGKPSLPPRRQRIDEKASAAARNPPLPLRRKRVDDESSKSPLPPRQRKSSETSNRAWIADQLRSDGRFVKISSKICVSMVRDLYNVRADWPDEFNVDLALYLIAKVKTIFSNVEFILLTYAF; encoded by the exons ATGCGTTTTAAGcactgtatttttttttccgtcCCCCAAATCTCCCGCATTTTCTCTGTTATGGAAAAGGGCACTGCCTCCGCCAGAAAACCGCCACTCCCTCCCCGTCGTCAAAG AATTGATGAGAAGCCCtcccccgccgccgccggaaaACCTTCCCTCCCTCCCCGTCGTCAAAG AATCGATGAGAaggcctccgccgccgccagaAACCCGCCCCTCCCGCTCCGTCGTAAAAG AGTGGATGACGAGTCCAGCAAATCGCCGCTTCCTCCCCGTCAAAG AAAATCGAGTGAAACATCAAATCGAGCTTGGATTGCCGATCAGCTGCGCTCTGACGGTAGATTTGTGAAAATCTCATCTAAGATATGTGTATCAATGGTGAGGGATTTGTACAATGTGCGAGCAGACTGGCCTGATGAGTTTAATGTTGATTTGGCTCTATACTTGATAGCCAAGGTTAAAACTATCTTCTCCAATGTTGAATTCATATTGTTGACCTATGCATTTTGA
- the LOC125205365 gene encoding uncharacterized protein LOC125205365 isoform X4, with translation MEKGTASARKPPLPPRRQRIDEKPSPAAAGKPSLPPRRQRIDEKASAAARNPPLPLRRKRVDDESSKSPLPPRQRKSSETSNRAWIADQLRSDGRFVKISSKICVSMVRDLYNVRADWPDEFNVDLALYLIAKVVIQVDL, from the exons ATGGAAAAGGGCACTGCCTCCGCCAGAAAACCGCCACTCCCTCCCCGTCGTCAAAG AATTGATGAGAAGCCCtcccccgccgccgccggaaaACCTTCCCTCCCTCCCCGTCGTCAAAG AATCGATGAGAaggcctccgccgccgccagaAACCCGCCCCTCCCGCTCCGTCGTAAAAG AGTGGATGACGAGTCCAGCAAATCGCCGCTTCCTCCCCGTCAAAG AAAATCGAGTGAAACATCAAATCGAGCTTGGATTGCCGATCAGCTGCGCTCTGACGGTAGATTTGTGAAAATCTCATCTAAGATATGTGTATCAATGGTGAGGGATTTGTACAATGTGCGAGCAGACTGGCCTGATGAGTTTAATGTTGATTTGGCTCTATACTTGATAGCCAAG
- the LOC125199526 gene encoding uncharacterized protein LOC125199526: MASGSGSGSDSGEGVGGNGEGAGGWDSEASRQIREWAYTSAEISRLMREALQQQQPQPAVHRPIQRRAVVPRDHVGAHQRLFEDYFAEQPRFGDNFFRRRQLAYGGPADMFDEYLHIGETTTLICVEYFCQSVSEIFRDTYLRKLTPQDCHDMMVMHGSQHGFPGMLGNIDCMHWEWKNCPTAWKGHYTTGFKVKNPTMILEVVADYRLWIWHAYFGVVGSNNDINVLHSSPLFNEQCRGVGPAISFVVNDNQHHMGYYLVDGICPRWSVFVKMIRCPLEKKIFFAVRQEAASKDVERAFGVLQA; encoded by the exons ATGGCtagtggtagtggtagtggtagtgATAGCGGGGAAGGTGTTGGTGGCAATGGGGAAGGTGCAGGTGGCTGGGATAGTGAAGCATCGCGGCAGATCCGCGAATGGGCCTATACGTCGGCTGAGATAAGTCGCCTGATGAGGGAGGCcttgcagcagcagcagccgcAACCGGCAGTACATCGCCCCATCCAACGTCGAGCTGTAGTACCCCGGGACCACGTCGGTGCACACCAAAGATTGTTTGAGGACTATTTCGCTGAGCAGCCCCGATTTGGGGACAACTTCTTCCGACGGCG GCAGCTCGCCTACGGAGGCCCAGCCGACATGTtcgatgagtacctccacatcggcgAGACGACAACCCTAATATGCGTCGAGTATTTTTGTCAAAGTGTCAGTGAAATATTCAGGGATACCTATCTTCGGAAGCTTACTCCCCAAGACTGCCATGATATGATGGTTATGCATGGGAGTCAGCACGGGTTTCCGGGAATGTTAGGcaacatagattgtatgcattgggagtggaagaactgtcccaCCGCCTGGAAGGGGCACTACACGACCGGCTTCAAAGtcaagaatcccacgatgatcctcgaagTCGTGGCCGACTACCGActttggatttggcatgcatattttggGGTAgtcgggtcgaacaacgacatcaacgtgcTCCATTCgtcgccccttttcaacgagcaGTGCCGGGGCGTTGGTCCTGCCATCAGTTTTGTCGTCAACGACAACCAACATCATATGGGCTACTATTTGGTGGATGGGATATGCCCTAGGTGGTCTGTCTTTGTGAAGATGATCAGATGTCCGCTcgaaaaaaagattttttttgcgGTTCGTCAGGAGGCAGCgagcaaggatgtggagcgggcatttggtgtgctccaggcTTGA